The following proteins are encoded in a genomic region of Cellulomonas sp. ES6:
- a CDS encoding ABC transporter ATP-binding protein, with protein MSAADVSIGYGGDPVVTGASVTLSRGQVTALVGPNGSGKSTLLRGMARLQRLSAGRVTLDDADAGALSARDFARRVTLLAQSRPTPAGITVRDAVEFGRHPHRSGWRGTDPAGREAVDRALVLAGIADLADADVDALSGGQVQRVWFASALAQDTGVLLLDEPTNHLDLRYQVEVLELVRSLADVHDVAVGVVLHDLEQAAAVADRVLVLHAGRVVADGAPDRALTSRLLSDVYEIDVEVRTDPGTGHVAVHTPRLQLRRLAPAATDRAPTAVPA; from the coding sequence ATGTCCGCCGCCGACGTCAGCATCGGCTACGGCGGCGACCCCGTCGTCACCGGGGCGAGCGTGACGCTCTCCCGGGGGCAGGTCACCGCGCTCGTGGGGCCGAACGGCTCCGGCAAGTCGACGCTCCTGCGGGGCATGGCGCGGCTGCAGCGGCTGTCCGCGGGGCGCGTCACCCTGGACGACGCCGACGCCGGTGCGCTCTCGGCGCGCGACTTCGCCCGGCGGGTCACGCTGCTGGCGCAGTCCCGGCCGACGCCGGCCGGCATCACCGTGCGCGACGCGGTCGAGTTCGGCCGGCACCCGCACCGCAGCGGCTGGCGGGGGACCGACCCCGCGGGCCGGGAGGCCGTGGACCGGGCGCTGGTGCTCGCGGGGATCGCCGACCTCGCGGACGCCGACGTCGACGCGCTCTCCGGGGGCCAGGTGCAGCGGGTCTGGTTCGCGTCCGCGCTCGCGCAGGACACCGGCGTGCTGCTGCTGGACGAGCCGACGAACCACCTCGACCTGCGCTACCAGGTGGAGGTGCTGGAGCTGGTGCGCTCGCTCGCCGACGTGCACGACGTCGCCGTCGGGGTGGTGCTGCACGACCTGGAGCAGGCCGCGGCGGTCGCGGACCGCGTGCTCGTGCTGCACGCCGGCCGGGTCGTCGCGGACGGGGCACCGGACCGGGCGCTGACGTCGCGCCTGCTCAGCGACGTGTACGAGATCGACGTGGAGGTCCGCACCGACCCCGGCACGGGCCACGTCGCCGTCCACACCCCACGGCTGCAGCTCCGGCGCCTGGCGCCCGCGGCCACCGACCGGGCGCCCACCGCGGTCCCGGCCTGA